In Candidatus Vogelbacteria bacterium, the following proteins share a genomic window:
- a CDS encoding Fic family protein, protein MDEIKAKFNKRIQTPEPHIVGLLAEIDGIRGEFKSGLRMTPQAITSLKRSVLVTSAGASTRIEGSKLNDKEVEEVLQGLANSKFAERDYQEVQGYLETLQNVFNSFENLPLREGVISSLHKELLKYSSKDDLHRGKYKQKENIVGVQRADGTIAKIVFDTTPAWLAPKEMKELVDWTFEALEENRYHPLLVIANFLVDFLKIHPFEDGNGRLSRVLTNLLLLRSGYQFVQYVSHEQIVERRKDEYYLALKKSQDTFGKENDTIAPWLNFFLAVIKEQATKALVYLQEEKFEDTLSPKQLEVWKYLSGNGETSPGDIAKAAGIEITTVRKALGRLVELEKVKRTGRGPGTRYVKI, encoded by the coding sequence ATCGGGTCTTAGAATGACACCACAAGCAATCACTAGTCTCAAGAGATCGGTGCTTGTTACATCTGCCGGAGCTTCTACTCGTATTGAAGGCTCCAAACTTAATGACAAAGAAGTTGAAGAAGTTTTGCAAGGACTCGCTAACTCAAAATTTGCTGAGAGAGATTACCAAGAAGTGCAGGGATATCTTGAAACACTTCAAAATGTTTTCAATAGTTTTGAAAATCTTCCGCTCAGAGAAGGTGTAATTTCGTCATTGCACAAAGAATTGCTCAAATACTCGAGTAAGGATGATCTTCATCGTGGCAAATACAAGCAAAAGGAGAACATCGTAGGTGTTCAGAGGGCAGATGGCACGATTGCAAAAATTGTTTTCGATACAACACCAGCTTGGCTTGCTCCAAAAGAGATGAAAGAGCTTGTTGATTGGACTTTTGAGGCATTGGAAGAAAATCGCTACCATCCGCTTCTAGTAATTGCCAATTTCCTCGTTGATTTTCTCAAAATTCACCCATTTGAAGACGGAAATGGGAGACTTTCACGTGTCCTCACCAATCTTTTGCTTCTTCGATCAGGCTATCAGTTCGTGCAGTATGTCTCCCATGAGCAGATTGTCGAGAGACGAAAAGACGAATACTATCTTGCTCTCAAAAAGTCCCAGGATACTTTTGGCAAGGAAAATGACACTATCGCACCTTGGCTTAATTTCTTCTTGGCGGTCATAAAAGAACAGGCAACCAAGGCTCTTGTTTATCTTCAAGAAGAAAAGTTTGAAGATACCTTGTCACCGAAGCAACTCGAGGTATGGAAGTATCTCTCGGGCAACGGAGAAACTAGCCCAGGTGATATCGCAAAGGCGGCAGGGATCGAAATAACTACAGTACGCAAAGCATTGGGTCGCCTTGTCGAACTTGAAAAGGTGAAAAGAACTGGCCGAGGCCCAGGAACTCGCTATGTCAAAATATAA